In Pangasianodon hypophthalmus isolate fPanHyp1 chromosome 13, fPanHyp1.pri, whole genome shotgun sequence, the genomic window TATCCGATACTTTGAATGACATCCACAAAAGTTGCTTGAATCAAATCATTAAGTAAAGGTAAAAGTAAATAACTGATTGAATATTCTACCCATCTTGAAGATTCCCTGAAGAGTAGTTTTTGCTCTGAATATCATCCTTCTCCTTTGTGCCTGCAGAAAACCGTAATTAAAATTATGAGCTATTACCATGTaagttataggaagataattaGTGGCAGGGTGGTGTGACATGGAGGACCATTACCACCCAAAGTTGATCAATATtccctttataccacagcaatctttcaacattttttttatttattaaagaaagataatagttacatttactgttttgAAACGTCCGCAAGAgaagctcctgttatcacttacattacagtaacagctataaacagtgattccctcactagcctctctttttttttttaattagacaaaatgattcagcttgtcatgtcactaagaaaccacaaaaaccTCTGTACTTTcctgtgttttaaaatgtgaagttactgctttacctctgaggATGTGCTTAGGATGTGCTaacactgtagactccttccaaaaatgctaaataaacatctcctcacagaaggCTACACCATATCAAAAAGTACACTTTGAGAATCTGGAGAATCGTCCTTGAACATCTCTGTGAAGGTTGTTAATATCGAAACAATTATGTATTAGAATGACTGcctttatataaacctgtgctttggCTTGCAGCCGACATTGCTGTCagaactgtgctgttatagaaaattaatcaataccttccaAACTATCAGTATTCAGTAACACTGGTATTAGCCAGTTTAACACTAATTGAGAAGAGCAAAATATTTGTACTTACTCAGGCGACCCATGTGACTTGATAGACTGCTGACTGTTTGGCTGATTGGCTCACACACCGGAGCTTCCACTTGTGATTGGCTTCGTGGCTTACAGGGAGCTTCCAGGTCAATGAGGTCGGCACCCTGAATTAAACCAAGAATGagaaaattttataaaaatatgcaACACTAAATGGTGACTGAAATTACTTTACAAACAATATTGAATTGAACGTCCTTACCGACTGTTCAGAATTCTGCCTGTTGAGACGTTTCTCAAAACTGGAAACCAAATGAGTGTCAATAATCattcactgacattttgtgGATAAGATCACAACAAATGCTTGATTAGAATCTTCTGTAAAACTCCCTACTGCTTGAAATCCTCTTCTTGTGCACAGTTTTCATATTGCATTAAACAGGTCATATTACTATGTGTCTTGTCTATAACCTTACAGTTATCATTTAATAATGAGGTTCTTCAAGCTGTCTAACCTGTGATATTGTGTGAAGGCTGTGTTCATGTCATCATTAGCAGCCAGCAGCTGCTCTACCAGCTTCTCGTCAGTTACTCTGGGAATAAGATGAACTATTTGGTCCTGCATCTCCTTACATGTGGAGTACAACTGCTACTGAcagggacagaaaaaaaaaaaagtgaccatTCCTATTTGCATTCTTGTATATGGAGAGATAGGAAATGTCAAGATTATTGACAGAACTAATATGTTAAAGCATCTTTTTGGATTATTACATGCATGTATTTACATTCTCTGACCTTCAGGAGCTCTGCATCTGACTGTTGAATGCACCCAGGATCCATCTGACTCATTATTTCTGACATCACCTTAAGGTTACTATGAACTGTTTCCAGGTCAGACATCAACTTTTTCACCTGCAATATGAACCAATATCACCAGCGACTAGATATTATTTGGAAAggtagtgggttttttttttaaacaattgctaacaatcttttttttttccccaaaaactcATTTAGTGAACACGGTAGTGAAAATTCTTGCATGTGATTTCTACCACCAACACAACTCTATGTTTCTAGAACACATTTTGTTTCAAAACTGATTATACTCAAGTTCCGAACCAATTGCATAGAGGTTTAATTGTCTaaatggtcaaaagtatgtagacacctaaCCATTGcttccatatgtggttcttccccaaactgttgccatagaattcaagcacacagttgtatagaaagtctttgtatgatgtagcataacaatttcccttcactggaactaagaggtccaaacctgttccagcatgacaatgcccctgtgcacaaagcgagctccataaagacatggttgatgtggaagaacttgatttgcctgagccctgacctcaaccccactgaagacttttgggatgaattggaacgccaATCACACACCAAGCCttctcacttgacatcagtgcccaacctcactaatgctcttgttgctgactgagcacaaattcccacagctaCATTCCAAGATCTAGTGGAAATATTTCCCAGTAAAGTGGtgttgttataacagcaaaggtggGACCAGCtctgttaatgcccatggttttggaatggtcacaaataaatgtgatgatcaggtgtccacataagtCTGGCCACATAGTGTACCTATAAGTGAcaaatagtatagtatatatttaaCTAAATCAAAACCTCAAAAGTTATAGCATTTATAGAGGCAAAAATATGAAAGTTTTGGGTCAGAGGGGTGCACTGTGTGTATAAAACCATAGGTCATGGGATTGCTATAGCACCTGTATTGGAGGCATGAAGCTGTAAGGAAACACgcaaaacacacatttgcatgGGACAGCAAAGCATTTCACCGTCCTCATGcagtcacacactgatttagagtACATTCAAAGATGGAAAGACTTTTCCTTCCACACTCTTCATAATAACTTAACCTCACATTAGAGGTGAAATGTTTATGATTgagtttatttttctgttatagtattacagtatatagttggttttttttggtgtaatattatatttgtagTTGTTTTTTCTGTACAATAAAGATGACAAAGTGTTCCTGTAAGAAGAAAACTAGtgctggtgttttgatgaaatcataaaataatgcagtaaaGAGATATGTGTGAAGAGCTGTGAAAAAATGCACTTACTGGTGAATAATGCTCATtagcaattattaaaaaaaaaaaaacctacagtgAACCCTAGTTTCAAACAAAGCTAATGAGCAATTCAGCATTTGCGTGGTTTTGTTGAAATAAAATCCAGCACAGTAACACTATAGCACACGTTGCCAGATGGTTTGCCTCATTtcactgaatgtgtgtttgatACCTGGTCAGGTGATAAAGTGATTGGACCCTCTGTGTTTTGCCAGGGGGATGTCTGCTGTTGGGTCTGAGCTTggtgtgtgggtgagagaggAGCCTCACCTCCAGTTGCAGGAAAAAaacgctaaaaaaaaaaaaagaatcgaGTGGTTTTATGGAACAGGGAAACATGCACCACAAATGAAATGGTACACATGAGTCATGCTGCATGTCTTTGATATTTATACAGACAGAtgacaaatgaaaggaaaaaccaGATGGCTCTGTCATGCTGTGGGAGACATTTCGCtagcatggtttgggtccacttgtctgCTTAGAGAGAAAGGTGActcaaaacaaatacaaacttATTCTGACTGACATCTTTATCCTATGAtcaaacatttctatcctgaagggagtggtctcttccaggatgaccctgcccccatccacagggcatgagggctcactgagtGATTCGATGAGTATGAAAATCATGTAAATTATATGCTAAGGGATATAGTCTTCACAGATCTCAAACCAGTTAAACACCTATGGGAAATTTAGGGCTGATATGTTAGACAGCACTCAGCACCAACATAATCAAAATACTAATTGAGGGAATATCTTATGGAAGAAGTGTTCATCTCtctagtacagttccagagacttgtagaagcTATTCCAAGGAGCATGAAAGGTTTTCTCGTGTCTTGTGGCGGTCCAGTACCTTACTAAAACAgttcatgtgtttatttaatttgacaCCCTTCAGTATATTTAGTATGTTTagtaaaaacaaatcacaataCACCAATTAAGGTGCTCTGGCTTAAGTAAGAGCTATAACTATtgtctaattttttttgaaGATCATTGAAGGAACAGAGCTTAAATAGTgcataaagtgtaaaaaaaaaacttttaaaaaaaaatctccacatGTTGAAAAACTTTTTACTGCTGGTGTATGCACCTTGCTGGGGGTGTGTATTGGGCTACACAACTCAGCCACTGGAAACTTAATTCCTTTCCTCCTGAGAtcttcatacacacaaactacaCCAGTTAAATCTGGAGAACTACGGAATGCATCAGCCCAGGcctggacagagagaaagagaaagtgatgaGGTGACTGGGCACACCCAGCCCTTTATCTGGCACAACACTCACTACAAAAGTTTCTTTATgtaagcaatattgcacaagtAAGAGTGCTGCTGtattgaatatcagcacggATGTGGTTCCCGTTGGTCATAGGCAATCACAGACACGcttatattcagtacagttgcGAGTGGGATATTGCTTttaacagttctataaacatgaaattaattttgagtgactgacatttcagacgcaatatgaacaaatattttgttaatttttctcCATCTACAAAAATAGTTCACAAAGGAGCCACATCTGGATAGAATGTTGCCATGCagcacacagactgactgacagcctgtaGTAAGTGAAGTAACGATTTCAGTGTAACatactattgctagaattggaattttacatagcgaacacagacaagcagagtgatacaagcagagtgatacaaGCAGAGTGAATCCAATTAGTGTACCAAACTACTTAGTAacaaactgttgtataaaaaaaataataataatctgctaCATTTCAAGCCAGTTTGTCTGACAGTACTGATTCTTACCTGTATAATAGTCAGTATTCTGTCATGAACAACCAAAGGAGGATCATTTCTAGGTAAAATAGTTCGGACCAAAACCCCTTCTACAAACTCTCTGGTAGACACTAGGACATGGAACCTGTAGCCACAGTTTTTCACACAGGCCTCCAGAACCTGAGATATCATCAAGgggaaaaatgtaattatatcaAAGTgactgaagacattttcacaatatatagtatgtatcatgatatttagttttgtcagaaaaacagtagtaccacataaaaaaaatagaaaaactaGAAGTACAATGATACCACAAAATTAATTTGGTATAAAAATATAGCTAGTTGTTACTGTGCGTAACAATGCACTTGGTCAGTATTggagtgttttatattttataataataccATAATTTCtgacaatattgatattattttagtaaCCATCTCCTTATAATTTGGTGAAATATAATCCTGCACATTTATGTGACTGCTAAAAGACTGATGGTGGACTTAAGTATGT contains:
- the tom1 gene encoding target of Myb protein 1 isoform X2 — translated: MEFLTGNPFCTPVGQRIEYATSLQSEDWGLNMEICDIICETEDGPKDAVRAIKKRIVGNKNFKEVMLALTVLEACVKNCGYRFHVLVSTREFVEGVLVRTILPRNDPPLVVHDRILTIIQAWADAFRSSPDLTGVVCVYEDLRRKGIKFPVAELCSPIHTPSKRFFPATGGEAPLSPTHQAQTQQQTSPWQNTEGPITLSPDQVKKLMSDLETVHSNLKVMSEIMSQMDPGCIQQSDAELLKQLYSTCKEMQDQIVHLIPRVTDEKLVEQLLAANDDMNTAFTQYHSFEKRLNRQNSEQSGADLIDLEAPCKPRSQSQVEAPVCEPISQTVSSLSSHMGRLSTKEKDDIQSKNYSSGNLQDGQESSALDELAAGSSQVHNAGGDDRPDSTLLGSSPQFYWMMEKGMIPVNQSEVMDNIEQWLDMDDDDDLGDEGVTSEEFDKFLAGRAKAADRLPSVKPSSNDRMPSQP
- the tom1 gene encoding target of Myb protein 1 isoform X4: MEFLTGNPFCTPVGQRIEYATSLQSEDWGLNMEICDIICETEDGPKDAVRAIKKRIVGNKNFKEVMLALTVLEACVKNCGYRFHVLVSTREFVEGVLVRTILPRNDPPLVVHDRILTIIQAWADAFRSSPDLTGVVCVYEDLRRKGIKFPVAELCSPIHTPSKRFFPATGGEAPLSPTHQAQTQQQTSPWQNTEGPITLSPDQVKKLMSDLETVHSNLKVMSEIMSQMDPGCIQQSDAELLKQLYSTCKEMQDQIVHLIPRVTDEKLVEQLLAANDDMNTAFTQYHSFEKRLNRQNSEQSGADLIDLEAPCKPRSQSQVEAPVCEPISQTVSSLSSHMGRLSTKEKDDIQSKNYSSGNLQDGQESSALDELAAGSSQDDRPDSTLLGSSPQFYWMMEKGMIPVNQSEVMDNIEQWLDMDDDDDLGDEGVTSEEFDKFLAGRAKAADRLPSVKPSSNDRMPSQP
- the tom1 gene encoding target of Myb protein 1 isoform X3 yields the protein MEFLTGNPFCTPVGQRIEYATSLQSEDWGLNMEICDIICETEDGPKDAVRAIKKRIVGNKNFKEVMLALTVLEACVKNCGYRFHVLVSTREFVEGVLVRTILPRNDPPLVVHDRILTIIQAWADAFRSSPDLTGVVCVYEDLRRKGIKFPVAELCSPIHTPSKRFFPATGGEAPLSPTHQAQTQQQTSPWQNTEGPITLSPDQVKKLMSDLETVHSNLKVMSEIMSQMDPGCIQQSDAELLKQLYSTCKEMQDQIVHLIPRVTDEKLVEQLLAANDDMNTAFTQYHSFEKRLNRQNSEQSGADLIDLEAPCKPRSQSQVEAPVCEPISQTVSSLSSHMGRLSTKEKDDIQSKNYSSGNLQDGDSQESSALDELAAGSSQDDRPDSTLLGSSPQFYWMMEKGMIPVNQSEVMDNIEQWLDMDDDDDLGDEGVTSEEFDKFLAGRAKAADRLPSVKPSSNDRMPSQP
- the tom1 gene encoding target of Myb protein 1 isoform X1, yielding MEFLTGNPFCTPVGQRIEYATSLQSEDWGLNMEICDIICETEDGPKDAVRAIKKRIVGNKNFKEVMLALTVLEACVKNCGYRFHVLVSTREFVEGVLVRTILPRNDPPLVVHDRILTIIQAWADAFRSSPDLTGVVCVYEDLRRKGIKFPVAELCSPIHTPSKRFFPATGGEAPLSPTHQAQTQQQTSPWQNTEGPITLSPDQVKKLMSDLETVHSNLKVMSEIMSQMDPGCIQQSDAELLKQLYSTCKEMQDQIVHLIPRVTDEKLVEQLLAANDDMNTAFTQYHSFEKRLNRQNSEQSGADLIDLEAPCKPRSQSQVEAPVCEPISQTVSSLSSHMGRLSTKEKDDIQSKNYSSGNLQDGDSQESSALDELAAGSSQVHNAGGDDRPDSTLLGSSPQFYWMMEKGMIPVNQSEVMDNIEQWLDMDDDDDLGDEGVTSEEFDKFLAGRAKAADRLPSVKPSSNDRMPSQP